CTTCCCTCTCAGTtccagtgcgtgtgtgtgttcgtgtgtgtgcgtCCGCCCTGAAGCTCTTAAATGATCTGATTATACAAACACTCTGCACTTTCACTTCTTCACCTGAATAAAGAACGAGGACAAAATGGACCGTTTGCACGTTTCTGCTTGCTACTTTAGTCTCCTCTGCATGCTcgagcagaacacacacacacacacacacacacacacatacacactcagttGTGcctacatgtgtgtatttgcgtgtgtgtgtggttggtcTGGTCTCACTGCCTCTACCCTTTTCACAGACACTCACAATCAAAGGCCATATGGCTGGATACACACATCAGATGCTCTCAGATCTCGCCGTTTCGATGAAAAGAGCGCGGCCGAGTGACGGAGCGAGTCACGACAGCGTGAGGTCACATGGTCCCGTGTTGGAATTAAACGCTTGTGCATTTCACAAGATTAACAACTCGATTGCATCCGAGCTGTCGGGTACTGTTTACATGATCCCCACCCGACccccgcccacacacacacacgcgcacacacacacacacacacacacacacacacacacacacacacacacacacacacacgtctgacCTAATGGAGAGTTATTCCACTCAAAAACACAGAATTATAATCAACAAAGATTTAAGAAACAAAGAGAATGAAGAGAAACACGAGTGACCTCAAAGCATGCTGGGTAAAAAATAACCTCAGAACGAGCTTTTTAAAGTAAAGACAaagtaaaagaaacattttgtcatTGCAGCTTATTTAAGAGGACTGGAGGAACATTAAACCAGCAGAGTTCATTCTGGGATGTTTATTTATTACTCATCCCTGTGTCTCCCACAGGTtgtataaacatggacgtagtctcattGACGTCACCTATTGGGCTCTGAAGACACGTTTTGTAGCCTAACAatggcggtcaccatattgAAAATATTGACCCTAGATATTTTAGTGTCAGTGGAGGAAGGGGCTTCATTAGGCCAGAACGTGATTGTAATGATTTCTTTACtctgaaatcaaatcaaaattaTGAAAAccctttgcatttttttaacctttaaaggAAGGAATGAGTCTCTTTTTGATCCAGATGTTAGGccccacctcctccatactgaagcctctgccctcctccagatacacacctccaacccccctcccctcacatTCACATGAAGGAGTCAAGCGAAACTGttctttgctcgagctgcaatcacctgtgtcctgcattattgtgttagcatgctaatgttagcgctctttagttagcttgtagcttcacatttcatgtaaactgacacagaatgagtgtgatctaaaaactcttactaacatccaaataatcagtgagtatgttcttcttcttctctctagtccttgactaaaacagcttttatacacaaggggaggagccggccatcccgtccatgtaaacacggctctgataacaacacagccagagggactcaagcttctcactcattgtagacagtcatgactcagagacacatctACATTTCTGATTTATGTATGtgcaaaatgttgcacattcttcctttaaggacCAGTCTGCAGTCCTTAAAGtagtgccatctagtggtgagCTTTCAAATTGTTAGGTGTCTGCATCCCAAGCGTGCAGGAGAACTGTAGACTTATATCTAGAGCCAGTGGATTGTCTCTCATGGGTTTCTGTAGAAACAATGCAACGCATCGTAGTGGATCTTCTCCctctgcagatataaaaaggCTCActctaacaaaaacacaactattcttatttttatcctcaaatgataaaaataaataaaactgtctcagaaatactttattccATCTATTTCAAAAAGTCCCCATAAATCCTGCAAACTAAAATTTTAATACAAATTGTCGTAAAAGTAACTAAGtagtgttggggttgtatcaagtcaactttggttatattctttaataattatatttaattattaataatacaaataaaaatatcattaaactatgtttaatctcgtttggggcaccaccctataatcagggaaatataaccaaaatatcacttaaatcagtctcaaattagttacttaattactaatattattaataattaataactatatttaataaattgaaggcgtgaaatccgtacagaAAGCCCttgcacccagcttatatcacaatgcaaatacaccagtaatcacaaacaactgctctcctaaaattataacagaatttatttaaacaaagcaacatcaatccaaaatcaatgaacttaatcaaacaaataactattataaactaatcttagcgacaaacattatcaagcaaggcttgtggaagaggagtaaaagtgtgtgtgtgtgtgtgtgtgtgtctgtgtgtgtgtgtgtgtgtgtgtgtgtgtgagagagagagaggggagatggcttcgtacccacgtggtcgctcacgatggcgcacacctaacaaagtcCTAATGTGGTCTTATTGTCTAAAAGAGGCCGAGTTCGGCCCTGCACGATcggtgtctctgaggcgtctggatggcCGGGGGTGTACAGatctctatctgtgtgtgtaaatggtaaatggacttgagcttatatagcgcttttctagtcttccgactactcaaagcgcttttacattgtgtgtgtgttgcctatgtgtgtaatggcgcggtggtggagttagtctccagatgtgcgtctacacgggaatatgtgtgtgtgtgtgtgtgtctccatgcGTTAGTgaaagggggagaaaagaaagagagaaatgcgtgcctgaagaggccggatcacagtccgaatcccgcgccacaactctgAATAATTCCCTTCattgaatttttcttcttttgaaagccttgttcttagtttttcacatccagtctcaagaacctttcagccagttgttgtagtttaccgtcctcctggcccatattctgagtttctatctgaatttgcagaatttttatcagattcagtCCTGAACAGtgataaaataattgttgttggtgacttcaatatccatgtggatgttgataataatagcctgagcacagctttcatgtcactattagactctattggtttcacccagggtgtaaacgaacctactcatcgttttaaccacaccctggatcttgttttagcttatggaattgaaatccataaccttacagttttcctagaaaatcctctgctatcagaccatttttttattacattcgattttgtcctaccagaattacctctgcctggtgtgctctctagaagtttgtcggatagtgctgttgctagatttaaggaagctatttcagttgtttttgattcagtaccgtgtttcaacccagttggaaactcttatgatagctttagtccctctcagctagatcagtttgttgatagtgcagtggattcgctgagagttactctggattcgattgctcccctgaaacagaaggttgtcaagcggcggagagtggctccatggttcaactcagaaacccatactctaaaacaatcgtcgcggaattttgaaagaatatggcgctcgaccaagacggtagaatctcgttttttctggcaggatagtcatagaagatatatgaagtCTCTacgttagcaactctatattagatatgatcaattcatctctactggcaggctatgtaccccaggcatttaaagtagcggtaatcaaacctctacttaaaaagcctactctggactcaggaactctggctaactacaggcctatatccaaccttccttttttctcgaagatcctggagaaggtggtagctaaacagctgtgtgactttctccatgacaacagtttatttgaggagtttcagtcaggatttagagtccaccatagcactgagactgcactagttagagttacaaatgatctacttctagcctcagacaggggacttaCGTCTGTGCTCGtcctgttagatcttagtgctgcttttgacaccattgaccatcagatcctgttgtacagactggagcatttgcttggaattacagggactgctttaagttggtttgaatcctacttatcagaccgatctcagtttgtacatgctaatgatgagtcctctatgcacactaaagtttgccatggagtcccacaaggttcagtgcttggaccaattctctttacattatatatgcttcctctgggaaatattatgaggaaacactccatacagtttcattgttatgcagatgatactcagctctatgtatcaatgaagcccgatggcaccagtcagttatgtctgctagaaacgtgccttaaggacgttaggacctggatgaccagaaattttttgctacttaactcagacaagactgaagttgcagaaaaactagttcatgcatttgttacctccagactggattattgtaactctctttcgtcagggtgctctggcaaatctctaaagactcttcagctggtccagaacgctgcagctcgtgtgctgaccagaaccaggaaatgggaccacatcactcctgtcctggcttctctgcactggctccctatacagtctagaatagaattcaagatccttcttctcacctacaaagcgctaaatggccaggcaccatcctaCCTGAAGGacctactagtgccgtactgtccctcgagagcattgcggtcccggagtgcaggcctgctggtggtacctacagtctccaagtgtattatggggggtaaagccttcagctatcaggctcctctcctctggaaccgccttccagccggggtccaggaggcagacacagtctgtatttttaagaacagacttaaaactttcctttttgataaatcttatagttagtgctggtgtagaccagctcttagttatgctgctataggcttagactaccggggaaactggcaccttgagctcctctctctctctctctctctctctctctctctctctctctctctctctctctctctgtgcatatgcagtacatcatattactgcatgtatctatctgtaaatctaagtcactaaccacctactttcccgagagctcttgagctctcttaggctcctcaagatcgttggttgacggcctgccagaacaacaaaacttaaaacaaaggaagattgttgcagaaaacaggagctgtgtctccgaacacttgaagtcagcgcgtggaaagagaaagagcaatggaagtcttggagctttgtagcctggcctgcttcatggggggtctacctcaggtcccctccaatgataAGAGAGAGGTTCTGGTCCCCCCCTTTCTTCACAGGTGTGAAGTATTACAGGGGATTCTGGGAGTAAGAGTCCTTTAggtctcagtgaataactcaaatgaggcttctcacagagatgcaggcccaagtccattgtttgcctgttttaagcctgcgtggcccaacagtAGATTATCTGTAATAGAAAGATGGAGACTTTATTGATCAAAGCATCCAGTTCCAGCttatgaaacaaacacagaatagACCTCCAGCCTGATGTTGCAGGGTACAGCAGATAAACTAAATACTGTATCAGGAAGAATCTGCTATATTTctggtcatttttttattttgttttgagaCATCAGCCAATCAGTTGAAACTAGTCAGCGatcttcatgaagtattcctCTGTTCactgagtgtgtctctgtgtcagctGGAAGGGGACGGCGTGGATTTAGAGCTTCTGTCTGTCCACATGTCGACCGTTGGGTTCAGATTAATACCTGGAAGTATGAACTCTATCTTCATGTTGCACGATCTGTCAGAACTCTATGAGAGGATAAATATCTGAAAGTCAGCCGAGTGGAAAACATTGTGGTCACGTCAGGAAAATCTGTTCATTACTGCtctgataaaaatgttcaattagaGGAATAAAGAAGCCTGAGAGGGACGCTTAACGAGCAGCTGGAGGAGCATCAACTGACTGTCAcataggaggaggacatgtgcTGCAACGTATGGAAACGCTTCTCCTGACGCCGACTACATCAAGAACTCACACTGTGTaatgacctgtctgtctctgtgcctGCCACATATAAACCATTTAAATCCAACATTTAGAGACAATGACACCTGATAAGTGTTGCTAACATGTAAATCAAATCACGTTCTAATGTGACAGGAGGTACAAAGTGGAGACTTGttaaagctcacagagagacagagtatAAATCTTTGTTGGTGATGACGGCCTGCTGTtatagacccccccccccccccccttactgtGCAAGAAGCCCAGGAGGTCTTGTCTCGGCAGAAGCTCTcaagtagacggagctcccccaaccttcagcgaggtgatttGGCTCTACTACCACCTGACATCCCTGACCCCCAGCATCCACCATCAGGAACAAGAGGAATACAaaagagaaatccttcctgcatattatcccatatgctctttattaaagcgtctccagataacgCTTGTTAGGgattacaaataatgattgattgatatttacatgaacaaatctccaaaaggttccaacatcacaaacacagcccaggtcaaaggtcagggactgaattagctgaggtgacaactagcagctcccacctgtcactcaaagaggccacgccccctaactCTACATCCCTTTAAGCCTCAATATAATGTAAACGGGTGAGTTGGGCATTCAGTGTGTAAAGTTGTCATGAAGAGAGAAATCTTAAGTTATCTGGACTTTCATGAATATAATAAACTAAACGACTTTTCAACATCTTGATAACAATCAGTGAAGGGTTAAGGTGTTAAGACTGTGGGTGGATTTCACCATCGCATCACCCCTGTGGGGAGTTTCCAAGGCACCTCAGGAAGACGTTCTGGGGTGGATGTGATAAAAACTTCATATAAATTATACtctgatacattagctcgtctgtaaacatattctcttcctcaggtcccCCTGTcatcatgactacggtcaactggTTTTCATCCGGGTGGTAGTGGGGAGTAGCAGAGAAAATCACAGGATTTTATATCAtgtgattgttttgattgagagccccctagtGGTGGAATTTGGGTACTGTAAGAATAAAGTGAGTGAATCACCAGCTGACttgaagcctctgtgtaacttattattattattattctataaAAACAGCACATGGAGAAGGAAGCTTTGGCTGGAAGTTGTTTCAACATTAAACTATGGCTTTACCAGAACGTTTCTAGACAATGacgccatctttttttttattgtattcatATTATTATTGTAGTTTGGGTTCATAAAACCTTAGAGACTGCAGTCTCAGACTCCCAGGACTAAAAGGATTCAACTGTTTGAACTTCATGGAAattcagcgtgtgtgtgtgtgtgtgtgtgtgtgtgtgtgtgtgtgtgtgtgcatgtgcatgtgtgtgcgtgtgtttgtgtgtgtgtgtgtgtgtgtgtgtgtgtgtgtgtgtgtgtgtgtgtgtgtgtgtgtgtgcatgtgtgtgtgtgtgtttgtgtgtgtgtgtgtgtgtgtgtgtgtgtgtgtgcatgtgtgtgtgtgtgtgtgtgtgtgtgtgtgtgtgtgtgtgtgtgtgtgtgtgtgtgtgtgtgtgtgtgtatgtgtgtgtgtgtgtgtgtgtgtgtggactaaTCAGGCCTGTTGGTAAACACTGTGAGATTGACAGGCAACTCTGGGAGAATATAATCGAGCGGGCTTAAAGGCTCAGGCTTTTCTTTGCATACAATTTGCAGAGTGCAGCGGCATAAATCACAGTTAAACCTCTCTCTAGTGTGCACTTAACTTCACAAAGAGTCTCGCTGTTCAAATAGAAACGAGGAGGTGACAGCAGCCTGTCAGAGGAGGCCCACTCCTCCATGTGCCTGACAGCTGGGATCAAACAGAAATATCTGCACCTGAAAATTTGATCTAATGCTCGCTAACAAAGCTACAGATGATACAACTTTctagaaaagaagaaatcagtgtgTAAATGAAGCTCTGTAGGGTTATCCACACTCGCTCCTGAAGGCCTGAACAGATTTCAGGAGAAGACGTGATGATTATGTCACAGCAGTGGAGGAGGTGACTGTTGAACTGAAACTGAACAGATGAACGGGCgtcactgcaggatgttactGCAGACGTAAAGGCCACAAGGATAAGGAAGTCCTACCTGGAAGTCCTTAAACGCTAACCCAGTGGAATTATCCTCTTTAAGACGACAACACACAGTGACTGTTGATGAATGGATCACGATGATGATAATCTGAGATGAGAACTAAAATAATATGAACATCAGATCGAACGGTTCTggacttgttttcattttgcaggTTTCCATGTTGACTTGTCTTTGTTCAGATATTTTGACATAGTAGAAGGAACCTCTTTCCCTTCAGCTCAGATAATTACAATCTACTGCACACTACTATCCAACGTAGTATCCACTATGTACTTCATACTGTGTTGGACAGTAGTCTGTAGTAGGGTTTAATATTTTTCCCGAAAATTAAATGGATCAGATCCCGAAATagcgttttttgtttgtttggttttttgccTAAGTAGATCTAATGTTTTGACATCATTCAAATAGGCCTATGTGTTCCCAAATCCCAAACTGACATTTTTGTATATTATTTGTATCATTATTAGGGCAAAAGAACACAGTTTATGTCCCATCAACACAGGCCATCAGTTTGTAAGGATCAAGTCTGCTGCAACGTTAATTATGAAATGCCACGTGGACTGTCGGTGACTTGTCTTCTGAAAAGCTATAAGCTTTAAGCAACCCTTATAAAACTAATATTTTACAGAACTCCATTCTATAAACTAACAAAATCTGCTAACCTGTTGGAAGATTTCAGAGGGATTCTTGGGACGAATGTGTCCGTCTCTCTTAAATGCTGATTTAAGATAGTCCACATTTTGACATATTAAATGTCCTAAACCTTTCCTGCTTCTGCATTTCCCGTTTCCCGTCATTACCTTTCCCGGGAATCTGGAAATGGTCTGGATCAGATTTCCCAGGAATCCCGTCTCCCGGGATTAAACCCTAGTCTGTCGTGGGACCTCCAGTCGGTGGTTACTCTGCAGTTCACCAGGCCCGTCTAAGCTGTTTCCTGGTCTTtgaatgaggaagtaaacaacagcccagctgacTTTAAACGCCGCTCTAGCGTAGCGTTCACTAacagtctgaaaaaagctgACCAGAGATTAATTTAGATGTTCATGATTTAGAGAATCAACAAAGATAACTGGAGGTGTATTTGTGTGGCTTGGGATGATAGTGATTATTTCCTCTGAAACAATGAACATCGCTGTCCGTCACTTCCATCTCTGACCTGCAgacgctttgcattgtgggaaacattACGGGagggagactggtctgatgcagacTGTAGATTTCAACAGAATCAGAACGACATGCGGGTAGTTTCAGCAAACTGTGGATCTTGAATCTGCACAGTACTACAAATAGAGAAACAGCcctggggtctcatttataaaagagtgcatATTCTGTCCGTGAAGCGTGTTCCGTCTACGCACAAACTGACAGATAGTTCACAATTAGAAGCAAAGAAAGTCAAACACAGGAGTAAAGTTGAGGTATTTtactcttttttctcttctcttcttttcttttttgtaaaactgaaataaatacaaattacaaTGTTTCGGTTACAAACTGATCTCAAAACACAGCACGCTTGCACAAAACACGGGAAAAGGTAACAAATCTTACAAGCAAAGGCTCTCCAAGGTACACACGTAAAGGAAAACAGGAGAGGAGCTTTCAGTCTGACCGCATGGAGAAATTTTAACACACTACAGGTTTTTCCTGGTTGACTTCTAACCTAAGATTCACATGATCTGAACTgaccaataaaaacacaacagcgtTTTTTACAACAAAGTGCCACAAGGAGGTgccaaaaaacatgaatttgaaGGCCACAGAACGTGTGCCATGACAGTGcgtagaatccatactaaaaatgtacgtgcgccaaaaacccagaaatggcGGGCGCACAAAattattcagatttataaaactgTTTGTACGCACACCtccacgcaatgttccctttataaatcacgatccacctggaaatgtgcgcatgTAGATTAGTTCCATGTTctgccctctacacgcccacaatcaaccataaacggtcaatgcaaagcagctcgtgaatgaaaatgcatacaaacgagggggcGGAGCAAAGGTTTCCATTGCTGGATCCCGgaagtttagacaaagaaacaaaactttctgatTCAGAAAATGGAGGAGTTTgagaatgaagtgaaggataaaatagACATATGGATAGTTTACTGCAGCAGGAGTATcatcagagaatgacaccacgttgCTGCTGCATTCGCGCTGTCCTCCTACAgcgccaaaacatccaccgttcatcgttacgcacgagtatatctgaaatgtttacatgtttacggGACCCACACTGACTTCATATTGTCAGAGTGCTCACATCAGTCAGCAGTttccctcactctatcatattattaatcaaaagtTTGATCAACGAACAAAAACGTTTGATTGTTGGTCCCTTTTTTTCGTGGGAAActctgttctgctctgtgactaattatggtaaatggtaaatggacttgagcttatataatgcttttctagtcttctgactactcaaagtgcttttacactgcatgtctcacccacccattcatacactgatggtattgattgctatgtagtattatccatcagaaataactaatcccattcatacaccaccactaaagcaggagcaattcagggttaagtgtcttgcccaaggacacaacggatatgttgctcagctggggattgatccctcgaccttctggttgagaggtgatgactctatcaactgagccacagatgCCCTATTATGAGGATAGATAGACCTAATGATCGTCTCAGAGATGACctgacttaatgtccacacttgaattatttacagaataaatacgtgCAGCTAATGAAGACATGCTGAGTAACGAGAAGGTGAAATGTGTGCTCTGTGCGTCTTGACGcagtcatctttattaaaactaaaaacttgATGATAAGTGCACaatattgaaagatattaatgaaaactggtggctctatggtctttgtgttagtctaatgtttaactctacatcagagatgtccggtcctctgaggtccgtccgggataatgaaggcgagacggtgctgatgcaatatgtatgtggcagacttttattttttgttttaattttatgtttatatattgtcaaaataaaagttacttatcggaaacggctcactacatgcacGATTATaacctaaataaaaccatcagtttgaatgattatgatgacgtggatctgtcagtaaaagtattaatgaaataaaatgtggaagatacatcaatatgtatctgcaggcttcaattcaccactCCAAAATGAACGTACGCCTGAGTCAGAGTTTGCTTACCGGTGCGTACATTTTaccgtcaggtttgtttttatagatcacaaactTTGCGTGGGAAAAGGCGTACGCTAGTTTCAGACCCCGTTTTATGCGTACGCAAtggttataaatgagacccctggtccCTCAACTTGTCTCCAAAACGTTCTTCCATTGTGTTGACTCCCTCTGCCTCTACACCGCCCCCTAGAGGACATGTGCACACTGGCTTTTATCATTTGTTTTATGATGTCCTGCAGGTGTGTCCCTGTGTACTGGAGTTCACTAAACTGTTATTGATTACTCCAGAACTTTCTGTGTGACCTCTTAAACTTCAAAGCTGTTCATTAATTAATCCAATCAGATCAGATTAAATAACCAAAGAACAGATCAGTGATAAATCAGCTCCACATGTCATccaaacatttttcttcttctgtggtgttatGAATGTAGATGAGGCTCGGCTGATGTAGAGCtcatgatgctgctgctgctgtctgactGCTGATAATCAGACATTAGTAATCGTTACAGGCTGCAGGAGCACGAGGACGCCCTGAGTGCCCCGAGCAGGTGTGCTGGTCATGCCTGGCTGAAAAACCacggcacacacaaacacaaacacagatgctTCTTGTAAAGCTTCACGCCCTTCACACCGGAGTAAGTCTGAGGTAGCAGAGCTCCGAGCACCTTCATGGATATTTACCTGATTGCACGGAAGTCTTTGAGAAAATATTTGTGCATGTCAgttgatttattccctcagtgAACATTTTCCTCAAGCTTGTGGTCTCAGTCTGTAGTTTCTTCTTCATTACAGCAGGAAGTTCATTCAGTCAGTTATGTCCCATTTAGAGTCAAAGACAgcagaaagagggggaggagttagaGCAAGGCTACCTAAGATTGAAAAGATGCTACCATG
This is a stretch of genomic DNA from Labrus bergylta chromosome 9, fLabBer1.1, whole genome shotgun sequence. It encodes these proteins:
- the LOC136180023 gene encoding uncharacterized protein; amino-acid sequence: SFESLVLSFSHPVSRTFQPVVVVYRPPGPYSEFLSEFAEFLSDSVLNSDKIIVVGDFNIHVDVDNNSLSTAFMSLLDSIGFTQGVNEPTHRFNHTLDLVLAYGIEIHNLTVFLENPLLSDHFFITFDFVLPELPLPGVLSRSLSDSAVARFKEAISVVFDSVPCFNPVGNSYDSFSPSQLDQFVDSAVDSLRVTLDSIAPLKQKVVKRRRVAPWFNSETHTL